From Vitis vinifera cultivar Pinot Noir 40024 chromosome 3, ASM3070453v1, the proteins below share one genomic window:
- the LOC100250343 gene encoding probable UDP-arabinose 4-epimerase 2 has protein sequence MLNYSRNRAHSKPNRSFSLEAMDLADSRRKSNVTGKVLMAISLITLCIIILKRSPNFSSPSPFSHRQPGVTHVLVTGGAGYIGSHAALRLLKDSHRVTIVDNLSRGNLGAVKVLQQLFPDPAQLQFIYADLGDAKAVNKIFSENEFDAVMHFAAVAYVGESTMDPLRYYHNITSNTLMVLKAMAAHGVKTLIYSSTCATYGEPKKMPITEGTPQVPINPYGKAKKMAEDMIIDFSKNSDMAVMVLRYFNVIGSDPEGRLGEAPRPELREHGRISGACFDAALGIIPGLKVKGTDYKTADGTCVRDYIDVTDLVDAHVKALAHAKPKKVGIYNVGTGKGRSVKEFVEACKKATGVDIKVEYLDRRPGDYAEVYSDPSKILRELNWTAQYTNLQESLQTAWRWQKSHRNGYGTRMSLHS, from the exons ATGCTAAATTACAGTAGGAACCGAGCTCATTCAAAACCAAACCGATCTTTCTCACTTGAAG CCATGGATCTTGCTGACTCAAGACGTAAGAGCAATGTTACGGGAAAAGTTCTTATGGCTATTTCCCTCATTACTCTCTGTATTATCATTCTCAAGCGGTCACCAAACTTTAGCAGCCCCAGCCCG TTCTCCCACCGTCAGCCCGGCGTAACACACGTCTTAGTAACTGGAGGTGCTGGCTACATAGGTTCTCATGCTGCCCTTCGGCTTTTGAAGGATTCACACCGTGTAACTATAGTG GACAATCTTTCTCGGGGAAACCTAGGTGCTGTAAAGGTTCTCCAACAGCTATTTCCGGACCCTGCACAACTACAGTTCATTTATGCTGACCTTGGGGATGCAAAAGCT gttaacaaaatattttctgaaaacGAGTTTGATGCTGTGATGCATTTTGCAGCTGTTGCTTATGTTGGTGAGAGTACAATGGATCCTCTTAG GTACTATCATAATATTACTTCCAATACATTGATGGTATTAAAGGCAATGGCAGCACATGGTGTAAAGACATTGATCTATTCCAGTACTTGTGCAACATACGGCGAGCCTAAAAAGATGCCGATTACTGAAGGAACCCCTCAA GTCCCAATCAACCCGTATGGAAAAGCTAAGAAGATGGCAGAAGATATGATCATCGACTTCTCAAAGAATTCCGACATGGCTGTTATGGTCTTAAG GTATTTCAATGTGATTGGGTCGGATCCAGAGGGCAGACTAGGAGAAGCTCCACGGCCTGAACTGCGTGAGCATGGTCGTATATCTGGTGCTTGTTTTGATGCAGCTCTTGGGATTATTCCTGGGCTAAAG GTTAAAGGAACAGACTACAAAACAGCAGATGGCACTTGTGTCCGGGACTATATCGATGTCACTGACTTGGTTGATGCTCATGTAAAAGCTCTTGCCCATGCAAAACCTAAGAAAGTTGGCATCTACAATGTTGGAACAGGAAAAG GTAGATCAGTGAAGGAGTTCGTCGAAGCATGCAAGAAGGCAACAGGGGTGGACATAAAGGTCGAATACCTTGACCGGCGACCCGGTGACTATGCAGAAGTGTACAGTGATCCTTCCAAGATTCTCCGGGAGCTCAACTGGACAGCCCAATACACTAATCTCCAAGAGAGCTTGCAGACCGCGTGGAGGTGGCAAAAATCTCACAGAAATGGCTATGGTACCCGAATGTCTCTGCATTCTTGA